Proteins encoded in a region of the Pseudomonas viciae genome:
- a CDS encoding mannitol dehydrogenase family protein, with protein sequence MPVVKRAPSTGAAAQIGIVHLGLGAFHRAHQAVYLQRHLNRHGESDWGLCSANLRSNRTLVDQLREQDGRYHVAEYRDREQVTLREIAVLRQALYVGEGGHDLELLLQRMAAPQTKIVTLTVTEKGYCLSPSSGQLRSEDPLIAHDIAHPQAPRSAPGIVLEALRRRRAAGIPAFTVLCCDNMPDNGQRTRQAVSTLAARQDEALAQWIDQQVAFPSCMVDRIVPAMDGESFRRLEQLDCHDPAAVVCESFSQWVIEDHFPLGRPDWEVEGVQMVEDVRPFETMKLRMLNGSHSLLAYVGLLAGHESVFDAVSDANLARLFERYMAEEAAPTLDMPAGIDLSLYARDLKARFANDSLQHRLRQIAMDGSQKLPQRWLLGARHLLDQGRGIGCTALGIAAWIHYCTQPLPGHPMHVVDDPLSATFADLAGRFDGVSLVEAFLELGEVFPAALSERPALREAVQHAYTALTRDGIGSLLQTFAAPN encoded by the coding sequence ATGCCTGTTGTGAAACGAGCGCCCTCCACCGGGGCTGCAGCGCAGATCGGTATCGTCCATCTGGGTTTGGGCGCGTTTCATCGCGCCCACCAGGCGGTCTACCTGCAGCGCCATCTCAATCGTCATGGTGAAAGTGACTGGGGGCTTTGCAGCGCCAACCTGCGCTCCAATCGCACCTTGGTCGATCAATTGCGCGAGCAGGATGGTCGCTACCATGTGGCCGAGTACCGCGACCGCGAGCAGGTGACGCTGCGCGAGATCGCGGTCTTGCGTCAGGCCTTGTATGTGGGCGAGGGCGGCCACGACCTGGAACTGCTGTTGCAGCGCATGGCTGCGCCGCAGACGAAGATCGTCACCCTCACCGTCACCGAAAAAGGCTATTGCCTGAGCCCATCCTCCGGGCAACTGCGCAGTGAAGATCCGCTGATTGCCCATGACATCGCTCATCCACAAGCGCCGCGCTCGGCCCCCGGTATTGTCCTTGAGGCCCTGCGCCGTCGCCGCGCCGCCGGCATCCCGGCCTTCACCGTGTTGTGCTGTGACAACATGCCCGACAACGGTCAACGCACCCGCCAGGCGGTCAGCACGTTGGCGGCGAGGCAGGATGAGGCGCTGGCGCAGTGGATCGACCAACAGGTGGCGTTTCCCAGCTGCATGGTCGATCGCATTGTGCCCGCGATGGACGGCGAGTCCTTTCGACGGCTGGAACAATTGGACTGTCACGACCCGGCGGCAGTGGTCTGTGAAAGCTTCAGCCAGTGGGTGATCGAGGATCACTTTCCCCTCGGACGCCCGGATTGGGAAGTGGAGGGTGTGCAAATGGTGGAGGACGTGCGCCCGTTCGAGACGATGAAACTGCGCATGCTCAATGGCAGCCATTCGTTGCTGGCCTATGTGGGGTTGCTGGCGGGCCATGAGTCGGTGTTCGACGCCGTCAGTGACGCGAATCTGGCACGGCTCTTCGAGCGCTACATGGCCGAGGAAGCGGCGCCCACCCTGGACATGCCGGCGGGCATCGATCTTTCGCTGTATGCCCGCGATCTGAAGGCGCGCTTTGCCAATGACAGCCTGCAACATCGCCTGCGCCAGATCGCCATGGACGGTTCGCAGAAACTGCCGCAACGCTGGTTGCTCGGCGCCCGGCACTTGCTCGATCAAGGGCGAGGCATCGGCTGTACCGCGCTGGGCATTGCGGCATGGATTCACTACTGCACGCAACCGTTGCCTGGTCATCCGATGCACGTGGTTGACGACCCTTTGAGTGCAACGTTTGCCGATCTGGCGGGGCGCTTCGACGGCGTATCGTTGGTGGAGGCCTTTCTCGAATTAGGCGAAGTCTTCCCGGCCGCGTTGTCGGAGCGCCCGGCGCTTCGCGAGGCCGTGCAACATGCTTATACCGCGCTGACCCGCGACGGCATCGGCAGCCTTTTGCAGACCTTTGCCGCACCCAACTAA
- a CDS encoding MFS transporter, which yields MFGQGRSLIIIMLFLAGVINYLDRSALSVAAPFIQKDYGLSTGEMGMIFSSFFVGYAAFNFIGGWAADRYGAKTTLLLAMVLWSLFSGLTVLTVGFASLVLIRILFGMGEGPLSVTTSKMVNNWYTPKRRARAIGTSMSGTPLGGAISGPVVGFIAVTYGWKMSFIIIMLIGLVWAAVWFKFVKERPEGEGAEEILRAEGQSELAAQPVFPLRYYLKQPTVLFTSLAFFSYNYTLFFFLTWFPSYLTMAHGLNVKDMSIATVIPWVLGFLGLALGGFISDFVFKKTGRMMFSRKVVLVTCLLACAVCIACAGMVKTLYPAVALVALAVFFLYLTGAIYWAIIQDTVPAARVGGVSGFMHFLANTSGIVGPTLTGFLVQFTGSFTSAFLLAGLLTVIGAVCVARYVKPLVVVNTGDSAAQGSQPASALSHP from the coding sequence ATGTTTGGTCAAGGACGTAGCTTAATCATCATCATGCTGTTCCTGGCAGGGGTCATCAATTACCTCGACCGGTCGGCATTGTCTGTGGCAGCCCCTTTCATCCAGAAGGACTACGGTTTGAGTACGGGTGAGATGGGCATGATTTTCAGTAGTTTTTTCGTCGGCTATGCCGCCTTCAACTTCATCGGGGGCTGGGCTGCCGACCGTTACGGCGCCAAGACCACGTTGCTGCTGGCCATGGTGTTGTGGTCGTTGTTCAGCGGCCTGACCGTGCTAACAGTGGGCTTCGCTTCGCTGGTGCTCATCCGGATTCTGTTCGGCATGGGTGAAGGACCGCTGAGTGTCACCACCAGCAAGATGGTGAACAACTGGTACACCCCCAAGCGCAGGGCGCGGGCGATTGGCACGTCGATGTCCGGCACGCCGCTGGGCGGGGCGATTTCCGGCCCCGTGGTGGGCTTTATCGCCGTCACCTACGGCTGGAAAATGTCGTTCATTATCATCATGCTGATTGGCCTGGTCTGGGCGGCGGTGTGGTTCAAGTTCGTCAAGGAAAGGCCAGAAGGTGAGGGCGCCGAGGAGATTCTTCGAGCCGAGGGGCAAAGCGAGCTGGCGGCACAACCGGTGTTCCCGCTGCGCTATTACCTCAAGCAACCGACGGTGCTGTTCACCTCCCTGGCGTTCTTTTCCTATAACTACACGTTGTTCTTCTTCCTGACCTGGTTCCCCAGCTACCTGACCATGGCCCACGGCCTGAACGTCAAGGACATGAGCATTGCCACGGTCATTCCCTGGGTCCTGGGTTTCCTCGGCCTGGCCTTGGGCGGTTTCATTTCCGACTTCGTGTTCAAGAAAACCGGGCGGATGATGTTCTCGCGCAAAGTGGTGCTGGTGACGTGCCTGTTGGCCTGCGCTGTCTGTATCGCTTGTGCCGGTATGGTCAAGACCTTGTATCCGGCGGTCGCCCTTGTGGCCTTGGCGGTGTTCTTCCTTTACCTCACCGGCGCTATTTACTGGGCGATCATCCAGGACACCGTCCCGGCGGCGCGGGTGGGTGGGGTCAGTGGCTTCATGCACTTTCTGGCGAACACCTCGGGCATTGTTGGCCCGACCTTGACCGGTTTCCTGGTGCAGTTCACCGGTTCGTTCACCAGTGCGTTCCTGCTGGCAGGGCTGTTGACCGTGATCGGTGCGGTGTGTGTGGCGCGCTATGTAAAACCCCTGGTGGTGGTCAATACCGGTGACTCGGCGGCACAAGGCTCGCAACCGGCTTCGGCCCTGAGCCATCCCTGA
- a CDS encoding Zn-dependent oxidoreductase has protein sequence MKAFQVRAPFEFGLAEVDGPQVARGEVQVDVAYAGICGSDMHIIHGQNAFVRFPRVTGHEFSGVIRQVGEGVEHLQVGDRVCVDPVISCGTCYPCRIGRPNVCTRLQVIGVHRDGGFSEQVCVPAENAHRLPDSMSLSHGALVEPYSIALNVLDRMQPHPGDSVLIYGAGVIGLTLVQMARALGLTDITVTDVIDSRLETARALGASRTLNGQQVDVESTMRELTQGEGVPLIVDAACIPALMPQMVRLASPAGRIGLLGFNATPSDLVQLEMIKKELTLVGSRLNNRKFPRVIELIASGQLQVQDLISHRVTFDEMPGAIDLIEKHPEQTRKVLVELTNAHH, from the coding sequence ATGAAAGCGTTCCAGGTAAGAGCACCTTTTGAGTTCGGGCTGGCCGAGGTCGACGGACCGCAGGTGGCTCGTGGTGAAGTCCAGGTCGATGTGGCTTACGCCGGCATCTGCGGCTCGGACATGCACATCATTCATGGGCAGAACGCATTCGTGCGTTTCCCTCGTGTCACCGGCCATGAATTCTCCGGGGTGATCCGGCAAGTCGGCGAAGGCGTCGAACACCTGCAGGTGGGCGACCGGGTGTGCGTCGATCCGGTGATCAGTTGCGGCACCTGTTATCCCTGCCGCATCGGCCGACCGAATGTCTGCACACGGCTGCAAGTGATCGGCGTGCATCGCGACGGTGGCTTCAGTGAACAGGTCTGCGTACCGGCCGAGAATGCCCATCGCTTGCCCGACTCGATGTCCCTCAGCCACGGGGCCCTGGTAGAGCCTTATTCCATTGCCCTGAATGTGCTCGATCGCATGCAGCCCCATCCGGGCGACAGCGTGCTGATCTATGGCGCCGGTGTCATTGGCCTGACCCTGGTGCAGATGGCCCGGGCGCTGGGGCTGACCGACATCACCGTGACCGATGTCATCGACAGTCGCCTGGAGACGGCGCGGGCACTGGGTGCGAGCCGGACTCTCAACGGCCAGCAAGTCGATGTCGAAAGCACAATGCGTGAACTCACCCAGGGTGAAGGCGTGCCGTTGATTGTCGACGCCGCCTGCATCCCGGCACTGATGCCACAGATGGTGCGCCTCGCTTCGCCAGCCGGACGCATCGGCCTGCTGGGTTTCAATGCCACGCCCAGTGATCTGGTGCAGTTGGAAATGATCAAGAAGGAGTTGACCCTGGTGGGCTCGCGGCTCAACAACCGCAAGTTCCCCAGGGTGATTGAACTGATCGCCAGCGGCCAGTTGCAGGTCCAGGACCTGATCAGCCATCGCGTCACGTTCGACGAGATGCCTGGCGCCATCGACCTGATCGAAAAACACCCCGAGCAAACCCGAAAGGTACTGGTGGAACTGACGAACGCCCACCACTGA
- the manD gene encoding D-mannonate dehydratase ManD, producing the protein MKILEARVIVTCPGRNLVTLKIVTDEGIYGIGDATLNGRELAVVAYLEEHVLPALIGRDAHRIEDIWQYLYRGAYWRRGPVTMTAIAAVDVALWDIKAKAANMPLYQLLGGKSRERVMVYGHATGKDIEGCLDEVARHVELGYKAVRVQCGVPGIATTYGVAKRSGERYEPADSDLPAEHVWDTAKYLNYVPKLFAAVRERFGDDLHILHDVHHRLTPIEAGRLGKAVEPYNLFWLEDCTPAENQQSFRLIRQHTTTPLAVGEVFNSIHDCRELIQEQLIDYIRTTLVHAGGITHVRRIADFAALFQVRTGFHGATDLSPVCMGAALHFDTWVPNFGIQEHMPHEDRIEEVFPHAYRFEDGHFTPGDAPGHGVDIDEDLARQYPYKRASLPVNRLEDGTLWHW; encoded by the coding sequence ATGAAAATTCTTGAAGCGCGCGTCATTGTTACCTGCCCGGGTCGCAACCTGGTCACCCTGAAGATTGTCACCGATGAGGGCATTTATGGCATTGGCGATGCGACGCTCAATGGCCGCGAACTGGCGGTGGTCGCATATCTGGAAGAGCACGTCCTTCCCGCGCTGATCGGCCGCGATGCCCACCGCATCGAGGACATCTGGCAGTACCTGTATCGCGGTGCGTATTGGCGCCGTGGCCCGGTGACCATGACCGCCATCGCCGCCGTTGACGTCGCACTCTGGGACATCAAGGCCAAGGCGGCGAACATGCCGCTGTATCAGTTGCTGGGCGGCAAGAGCCGTGAGCGGGTGATGGTCTACGGGCATGCCACCGGCAAGGACATCGAAGGCTGCCTGGACGAAGTCGCTCGCCACGTCGAGTTGGGCTACAAAGCCGTGCGCGTGCAATGTGGTGTACCAGGTATTGCCACCACCTACGGTGTTGCCAAGCGCAGCGGCGAACGTTATGAGCCGGCCGACAGCGACCTGCCCGCCGAGCACGTCTGGGACACCGCCAAATACCTCAACTATGTGCCCAAGCTGTTTGCCGCCGTGCGCGAGCGCTTTGGCGATGACCTGCATATCCTCCATGACGTTCACCATCGCCTGACCCCCATCGAAGCGGGGCGCCTGGGCAAGGCCGTGGAGCCGTACAACCTGTTCTGGCTCGAAGACTGTACGCCGGCCGAAAACCAGCAGAGCTTTCGCCTGATCCGCCAGCACACCACCACGCCCCTGGCCGTTGGCGAGGTGTTCAACTCCATCCATGACTGTCGCGAGTTGATCCAGGAACAGTTGATCGACTACATCCGCACGACGCTGGTGCATGCCGGCGGCATCACCCATGTGCGGCGCATTGCCGATTTCGCCGCGCTGTTCCAAGTGCGTACTGGTTTCCATGGCGCCACCGACCTGTCACCGGTGTGCATGGGCGCGGCCCTGCATTTCGATACGTGGGTGCCCAATTTCGGCATCCAGGAACACATGCCTCATGAAGACCGTATCGAAGAAGTCTTCCCCCATGCCTATCGCTTCGAGGACGGTCATTTCACGCCCGGCGATGCGCCGGGGCATGGCGTCGACATTGATGAAGACCTCGCCCGTCAGTACCCCTACAAGCGTGCCAGTCTGCCGGTCAACCGTCTTGAAGACGGCACGCTCTGGCATTGGTGA
- a CDS encoding sugar kinase, protein MDMTLVHGSHARPLKVALVGECMIEMRGEPGASISQTFGGDTLNTAVYLARLSSRGAVVVDYMTAVGGDAFSVAMRRSWRTEGIADAHVRVIEDALPGLYFIQTDLHGERRFLYWRGEAAARRMFDGPEADAMLAALAEYDYIYLSGISLAILSGEGRERLMQALHLARQGGTRIVFDNNYRPHLWPNPEAARQAYRELLRLTDLALITWEDDAILFGYRDTEALFSAYAQEGIGEVALKRGADSCLIQCPAGRFEVPAQHVARVLDTTAAGDSFSAAYLACRLQGGDPEQAARWGHRLAAQVVQYRGALIPQAAMPSMGTPSFPSVAQV, encoded by the coding sequence ATGGATATGACACTTGTGCATGGCTCCCATGCCCGCCCGTTGAAGGTGGCGTTGGTGGGGGAGTGCATGATTGAGATGCGCGGTGAACCGGGCGCCTCGATCTCCCAGACCTTCGGCGGCGATACGCTCAACACGGCGGTGTATCTGGCGCGATTGAGCAGCCGTGGCGCAGTGGTCGTGGACTACATGACGGCCGTGGGGGGCGATGCGTTTAGCGTGGCCATGCGCCGCTCCTGGCGAACCGAAGGGATCGCGGACGCTCATGTACGGGTGATCGAAGACGCGCTGCCGGGGCTGTATTTCATCCAGACCGATCTGCACGGTGAGCGACGTTTTCTCTACTGGCGCGGGGAAGCGGCGGCGCGGCGCATGTTCGACGGGCCTGAGGCCGACGCCATGCTGGCTGCGCTGGCCGAGTACGACTACATCTATCTGAGTGGTATCAGCCTGGCGATCCTCAGCGGCGAAGGCCGTGAACGCCTGATGCAGGCCTTGCACCTGGCCAGGCAAGGCGGCACGCGCATCGTCTTCGACAACAACTACCGTCCCCACCTTTGGCCCAATCCTGAAGCGGCCCGGCAGGCCTATCGCGAACTGTTGCGCCTGACCGACCTGGCCCTGATCACCTGGGAAGATGACGCCATCCTGTTCGGCTACCGCGACACCGAGGCCTTGTTCAGTGCTTACGCGCAAGAGGGCATCGGCGAAGTTGCCCTCAAGCGCGGTGCCGATTCCTGCTTGATCCAATGCCCGGCGGGCCGTTTCGAAGTGCCTGCCCAGCACGTTGCCCGTGTCCTCGATACCACCGCTGCCGGCGACTCGTTCAGCGCCGCTTACCTGGCCTGCCGCCTGCAGGGCGGCGACCCGGAGCAGGCCGCTCGCTGGGGCCACCGCCTGGCGGCCCAGGTTGTCCAGTACCGAGGTGCGCTGATCCCCCAAGCGGCGATGCCGAGCATGGGGACGCCCTCATTTCCTTCTGTTGCACAGGTTTGA
- the kdgR gene encoding DNA-binding transcriptional regulator KdgR has protein sequence MDNSVIPNNELVSAVGRTMAVLEALAEHPEESGVSEIANKLDMSKATVYRFLQSLKARGYVVQDAEDRYRLSVRLFELGAQALPHLDIVREAEPGMRRINELTGETVHLGILDEGSIVYVHKIDSKYNLRMYSRIGRRAPLYCTGIGKVLMAWLEEDELLAHLKEESFERRTANTLTSIEAYLEELETVRRQGYAEDHEEFEDNMRCLAAPIRDRFGHVIGGMSVSFPCFRFREELKQDYVKQLMEATQQISAQLGWHSR, from the coding sequence ATGGACAACAGCGTCATCCCAAACAACGAGCTGGTGTCGGCGGTGGGCCGGACCATGGCCGTACTCGAGGCCCTGGCCGAGCATCCGGAAGAAAGCGGCGTCTCGGAAATCGCCAACAAACTGGACATGTCCAAGGCCACGGTTTATCGCTTTTTGCAGTCGCTCAAGGCGCGCGGATATGTGGTGCAGGATGCCGAGGATCGCTATCGTCTCAGCGTCCGTCTATTTGAGCTGGGCGCCCAGGCCCTACCCCACCTGGACATCGTCCGGGAAGCGGAGCCGGGCATGCGGCGGATCAACGAGCTGACGGGGGAGACGGTTCACCTGGGGATTCTTGATGAGGGCAGCATCGTCTACGTGCACAAGATCGACTCCAAGTACAACCTGCGCATGTACTCGCGCATTGGCCGGCGAGCGCCGCTGTACTGCACCGGCATCGGCAAGGTGCTGATGGCCTGGCTTGAAGAAGATGAGTTGCTCGCGCACCTCAAGGAAGAAAGCTTCGAGCGCCGCACAGCCAACACACTGACCAGCATCGAAGCCTATCTGGAAGAATTGGAAACCGTCCGCCGGCAAGGCTATGCCGAAGACCATGAAGAGTTCGAAGACAACATGCGCTGCCTGGCGGCGCCGATTCGTGACCGCTTTGGTCACGTGATCGGCGGCATGAGCGTTTCATTCCCGTGTTTTCGCTTCCGGGAAGAACTGAAGCAGGATTACGTCAAGCAGCTGATGGAAGCCACGCAGCAGATTTCAGCTCAGTTGGGCTGGCACTCGCGTTGA
- a CDS encoding acyl-homoserine-lactone synthase, with product MLEVIASTRSEMSPALFKALARYRYDVFVKGLGWALPCAEGFEVDAFDRPDTVYVLARDSRQEIVGCARLIPTDRPFLLGEVFPQLMGDTPLPSSSTVWELSRFASRRPLSRRAQVMRAWHDTTWLMSKVIGVAQTLGARRLIAFSAPGNERLLRRMGVSTHRIAGPQMVNEFPVVPFWINVAGYRHRAVAGKTQRECQPN from the coding sequence ATGCTCGAAGTGATTGCCAGCACCCGCAGTGAGATGTCCCCGGCCCTGTTCAAGGCACTGGCGCGCTATCGGTATGATGTGTTCGTCAAGGGCCTCGGCTGGGCATTGCCCTGCGCCGAGGGCTTCGAGGTGGATGCTTTCGATCGGCCGGACACGGTGTATGTCCTGGCCCGCGACAGCAGGCAGGAAATCGTCGGGTGTGCACGCTTGATTCCTACCGATCGCCCCTTTCTGTTGGGGGAGGTGTTTCCCCAGTTGATGGGTGACACGCCGTTGCCGTCCTCAAGCACCGTCTGGGAGCTGTCCCGGTTTGCCAGCCGGCGTCCACTGTCGCGACGGGCCCAGGTCATGCGGGCCTGGCACGACACTACATGGTTGATGAGCAAGGTCATCGGCGTCGCGCAGACCCTTGGCGCACGTCGGTTGATTGCGTTCAGTGCGCCGGGAAACGAGCGCCTGCTCAGGCGCATGGGTGTCAGCACCCACAGGATTGCGGGGCCGCAGATGGTCAATGAGTTTCCAGTGGTGCCTTTCTGGATCAATGTGGCGGGTTATCGTCACCGTGCAGTGGCTGGTAAGACTCAACGCGAGTGCCAGCCCAACTGA
- a CDS encoding alpha/beta fold hydrolase, translated as MNSVDRLLLSTLRLVQRWRFGLKLRWHTSAQGRLAYLQSAARQKGPTLVILHGLGASKDQWGPAILGLARHHPCVFVDLPGHGQSLYEPPAGFGPQALLAALENLLETVGEGPFVLVGSSLGGCVAGLYAAKYPRRVSHLVLLAPAGLGPTVLGPALQAGLQGQGNVFGYRTVEEMRRFWSLVFRRPPQVRGRLAQAMAASGRSRFAAVQRAIEDFRREGLDVLLVRLPQIASRTLVIWGQHDQVFLPAALEDLLQQLPDARGQVIEDSGHVPYLERGAEVVAAITGFISTSGAGEARPCSK; from the coding sequence ATGAACAGCGTTGATCGCCTGTTGCTCAGCACCTTGCGCCTGGTTCAGCGCTGGCGGTTCGGTTTGAAACTGCGCTGGCACACCAGTGCGCAAGGGCGCTTGGCCTATCTGCAAAGCGCTGCGCGTCAGAAGGGGCCGACATTGGTCATCCTTCATGGCTTGGGGGCCAGCAAGGACCAGTGGGGGCCTGCGATCCTGGGCTTGGCACGCCATCACCCTTGCGTCTTTGTCGATTTGCCGGGACATGGCCAATCTTTGTACGAGCCGCCTGCGGGCTTCGGACCGCAGGCCTTGCTGGCAGCGCTGGAGAATTTGTTGGAAACGGTAGGCGAGGGTCCCTTCGTGCTGGTCGGCAGCTCTTTGGGCGGTTGCGTGGCCGGGTTGTATGCCGCGAAATACCCCCGGCGCGTCAGTCACCTGGTCTTGCTGGCGCCTGCCGGTCTCGGCCCGACGGTGCTGGGGCCGGCATTGCAAGCCGGCCTGCAAGGGCAAGGAAATGTCTTCGGCTATCGTACGGTCGAGGAGATGAGGCGCTTCTGGAGCCTGGTGTTCAGGCGGCCACCCCAAGTGCGAGGACGCCTGGCGCAGGCCATGGCGGCCAGCGGCAGGTCGCGGTTTGCTGCGGTGCAGCGGGCCATTGAGGATTTCCGCCGCGAAGGCCTGGACGTACTTCTCGTGCGGCTTCCACAGATCGCTTCGAGGACGCTGGTGATCTGGGGGCAGCATGACCAGGTCTTCCTGCCTGCCGCCCTGGAGGACCTGCTCCAACAACTGCCCGACGCCCGTGGCCAGGTCATCGAGGACTCTGGGCATGTGCCCTATCTTGAGCGGGGGGCGGAGGTCGTTGCGGCCATCACCGGGTTCATATCAACCTCCGGTGCCGGGGAGGCTCGACCATGCTCGAAGTGA
- a CDS encoding DMT family transporter — translation MPLKDSLLALLVAFLWGAQVTAVKMGGAELPPILMVAMRYAIMALFLMPLLKRVKREQFGPMVVIATITGTLHFGLLYCGIARVDASTSAIIYQLAAPLTLVLAFAVLGEVLKVRVLVGILLAFAGVLVLLAKPSASGTFVGMLLVALAALAFAVGSVLTKRLGPLDPLALSAWTAVIAAPQLLLWSFIQEGGQWASVHTASAQAWWAVLYTALSGGLLGFGLWFWLLGRNSMQQLSPYLLLVPLFAIAVSQIMLAEGISQRLLIGAALTLSGVALCQLRLPAKFFLKGGSKGQGVADEQR, via the coding sequence ATGCCATTGAAAGATTCATTGCTGGCGCTGCTGGTCGCGTTTCTCTGGGGCGCCCAGGTCACTGCCGTGAAGATGGGTGGCGCCGAGCTGCCACCTATCCTCATGGTCGCCATGCGTTACGCGATCATGGCGCTGTTTCTCATGCCATTGCTCAAGCGGGTCAAGCGCGAGCAGTTCGGGCCGATGGTCGTGATCGCGACGATTACCGGCACTTTGCATTTTGGTTTGCTGTACTGCGGTATCGCCCGGGTAGACGCTTCTACCTCGGCAATCATCTATCAGCTGGCGGCACCCCTCACCCTCGTTCTGGCGTTTGCGGTATTGGGTGAAGTCCTGAAAGTGCGGGTGCTGGTGGGCATCCTGCTGGCGTTCGCCGGGGTCCTGGTATTGCTGGCCAAACCGTCGGCGAGCGGGACTTTTGTCGGCATGCTGCTGGTGGCGCTGGCGGCCTTGGCATTCGCGGTCGGATCGGTGTTGACCAAGCGTCTCGGGCCGCTGGATCCGCTGGCCTTGAGTGCCTGGACGGCTGTCATCGCCGCGCCGCAACTGTTGTTGTGGTCCTTCATCCAGGAAGGCGGGCAATGGGCAAGCGTCCACACGGCCAGCGCCCAGGCATGGTGGGCGGTCCTCTACACGGCACTCAGCGGCGGTCTGCTGGGGTTCGGCCTGTGGTTCTGGTTGCTCGGACGCAATTCGATGCAGCAACTGAGCCCGTACCTGCTCCTGGTGCCGTTGTTCGCGATCGCCGTCAGCCAGATCATGCTCGCCGAAGGCATCAGCCAGCGCCTGCTGATCGGCGCCGCGTTGACGCTGTCCGGCGTGGCGCTCTGCCAACTGCGCCTGCCCGCAAAGTTCTTTCTCAAAGGCGGCAGCAAAGGGCAAGGAGTGGCGGATGAACAGCGTTGA
- a CDS encoding flavodoxin family protein, whose protein sequence is MNLTIIVGSSRPCGVSARVVALVRRHLGEEIEIDDIWLKDYRIDYCDADNACSDQDCAVQDDVGQLVARLDRADAVLYLPVMHAYGTNSRFQAFLERVGYGFMRPRQRPLRDKLAAIAVVGRRYGHTAVFSQVALNVLLNKMILVGSGFPPCFQTQLAHDPEAEQALCETLDRLCEHYRRLNPTGVATGKPERILRPIQFQKG, encoded by the coding sequence ATGAATCTGACCATCATTGTTGGCTCTAGCCGACCTTGTGGTGTCAGTGCACGGGTGGTGGCGCTGGTGCGCCGCCACTTGGGCGAGGAGATTGAGATCGATGACATCTGGCTCAAGGATTACCGGATCGATTATTGCGACGCCGATAACGCCTGTTCGGATCAGGACTGCGCCGTGCAGGACGACGTCGGGCAGTTGGTGGCGCGGTTGGACCGCGCCGATGCGGTGCTCTATCTCCCCGTCATGCATGCCTACGGCACCAACAGCCGCTTCCAGGCGTTCCTGGAGCGGGTCGGCTATGGCTTCATGCGTCCACGCCAACGTCCCCTGCGCGACAAGCTCGCGGCGATTGCGGTGGTCGGTCGGCGCTATGGGCACACGGCTGTTTTCTCCCAGGTCGCGCTGAACGTACTGCTCAACAAGATGATTCTGGTCGGCTCGGGATTCCCGCCGTGCTTCCAGACACAGCTGGCCCACGATCCTGAAGCGGAACAGGCCTTGTGCGAGACGCTGGACCGGCTCTGTGAGCACTACCGTCGTCTTAATCCCACAGGGGTTGCCACGGGCAAGCCGGAAAGAATCCTGCGGCCCATTCAATTTCAGAAGGGATAA
- a CDS encoding iron-containing redox enzyme family protein, whose translation MQAFFKELDAIVDAGWAQIKQGAYWKFSLDNPTPPALYQQLMLQVYHYTRYNSVNQAACAYSADPEETTLLRFVYKHALEELGHERMVLRDLESVGLLPQDMPAPLAPTQALIAFLNDVAIRKGPIARLGYSYWAEDVYEHIQPILDRFRTDLGLKDEQMTFFVAHSTIDEKHAEEVRLAIQRAVKTEDDRRQIKEVARVTLWLTGQLMEEALRAYLAGEEGLREAS comes from the coding sequence ATGCAAGCATTCTTCAAGGAACTCGACGCTATCGTCGACGCGGGTTGGGCCCAGATCAAGCAGGGCGCCTACTGGAAATTCAGCCTGGACAACCCTACACCGCCAGCCCTCTACCAACAGCTCATGCTGCAGGTGTACCACTACACCCGCTACAACTCGGTCAACCAGGCCGCCTGCGCCTACAGTGCCGACCCGGAAGAAACGACGCTGCTGCGCTTCGTCTACAAGCACGCCCTGGAAGAGCTGGGTCACGAGCGCATGGTACTGCGTGACCTCGAGTCGGTCGGGCTGCTGCCACAGGACATGCCGGCACCCCTGGCGCCAACCCAGGCACTGATCGCCTTCCTCAATGATGTGGCTATCCGCAAGGGGCCGATCGCAAGGTTGGGCTACAGCTATTGGGCCGAGGACGTCTACGAGCACATCCAGCCGATCCTGGACCGGTTCCGCACCGACCTGGGCTTGAAGGATGAGCAGATGACGTTCTTCGTCGCCCACTCGACCATCGATGAGAAGCACGCCGAAGAAGTGCGCCTGGCCATCCAACGTGCGGTGAAGACCGAGGACGATCGTCGCCAGATCAAGGAAGTCGCACGCGTCACGTTGTGGCTGACCGGACAGTTGATGGAGGAAGCGCTGCGAGCCTATCTGGCTGGCGAAGAAGGGCTGCGAGAGGCGTCCTGA